A stretch of the Polluticoccus soli genome encodes the following:
- a CDS encoding response regulator — protein MPENKINILYVDDEENNLISFKATFRIKYNVSTAISGEEAKKILASKPIDIIITDQRMPGMTGVEFLESIIDDYPDPMRILLTGYADMNAVIDAINKGKIFHYLTKPWNEEELEATIQRAYDVYRIKMDEKELTQKLGVTNEQLEFLLRQRLLS, from the coding sequence ATGCCTGAGAATAAAATCAATATATTATACGTAGATGATGAGGAGAACAACCTGATTTCATTTAAGGCCACGTTTCGCATCAAGTATAATGTTTCTACAGCCATAAGCGGCGAAGAGGCAAAGAAGATACTCGCAAGCAAGCCGATCGACATTATCATTACCGATCAGCGTATGCCGGGTATGACTGGAGTAGAATTCCTGGAATCGATCATTGACGATTATCCAGACCCCATGCGCATTCTTCTTACCGGCTATGCCGATATGAACGCCGTCATCGATGCGATCAACAAAGGAAAAATATTTCATTACCTCACCAAACCATGGAATGAGGAAGAACTGGAAGCCACCATACAACGCGCATACGATGTATACCGTATCAAGATGGATGAAAAAGAGCTGACCCAGAAGCTTGGTGTTACAAACGAGCAGTTGGAGTTTTTATTGAGACAACGCCTTTTATCATAA
- the rluF gene encoding 23S rRNA pseudouridine(2604) synthase RluF produces MHTPEEHISLNKYISSTGFCSRREADKLIEQGRVSINGKTVKTGARVKDHDSVAIDGEPVKGSKKARPVYIVLNKPVGVTSTTDPKDKTNIIYFLDYPKRIFPIGRLDKDSDGLILLTNDGDIVNKILRASNNHEKEYIVSVNKPITPEFVTSMSNGIPMLGTVTNKCYVKQEGNKRFRIILTQGLNRQIRRMCEYLGYDVMKLTRVRVMNIKLEDLPSGKWRYLTNPEIDKLNDLVATSTKTEVAPTTSTARKKESKPKPASTETKRPQHTPSKKKSSFKEFRNNNRKK; encoded by the coding sequence ATGCACACTCCCGAAGAACACATCAGCCTTAATAAATATATTAGCAGCACGGGCTTTTGCTCGCGGCGCGAAGCTGATAAACTGATAGAACAGGGACGGGTAAGCATAAACGGCAAGACCGTAAAAACTGGTGCCCGTGTAAAAGATCACGATTCGGTGGCGATAGATGGTGAGCCCGTGAAAGGCAGCAAAAAAGCACGCCCAGTATATATTGTCCTGAACAAGCCAGTGGGCGTTACTTCTACTACCGATCCTAAGGATAAGACCAACATCATCTATTTCCTGGATTATCCTAAGCGTATCTTTCCCATCGGACGGCTGGATAAGGATTCAGACGGCTTGATCTTACTGACCAACGATGGCGATATCGTTAACAAGATCCTTCGCGCCAGCAACAATCATGAGAAGGAATACATAGTATCGGTGAACAAACCTATCACTCCCGAGTTCGTCACCAGCATGAGTAACGGCATACCGATGTTGGGGACAGTAACGAACAAGTGCTATGTGAAGCAGGAAGGCAATAAACGATTCCGCATTATACTCACGCAAGGACTCAACCGTCAGATCAGGCGCATGTGCGAATACCTGGGCTACGATGTCATGAAGCTGACCCGCGTACGCGTAATGAATATTAAGCTGGAGGATCTTCCTTCTGGCAAATGGCGATACCTGACCAATCCTGAAATTGATAAGCTAAATGACCTTGTAGCGACATCGACAAAAACCGAAGTAGCGCCGACTACATCTACCGCTAGAAAAAAGGAAAGCAAACCCAAGCCAGCCAGCACAGAAACAAAACGACCGCAACACACTCCATCTAAAAAGAAAAGCAGCTTTAAGGAGTTCCGCAACAATAACAGAAAAAAATAA
- a CDS encoding glycosyltransferase family 2 protein → MTPISVVLITFNEERNLARCLESVKRVADEIIVVDSLSTDNTVAIAESFGAKVYHQHFTNYVEQKKIATQYASHDWVFSVDADEALSPELEQSIQQFKMASYSFNAYKISRITNYCGQWIKHSGWYPDRITRLFNKTGGAWHGGSVHEHWELNGEQAKTGQLKGHLLHYSFSSISEHVKKLDKYTELGARDAVDRGKDCSVLKLFVGPRWNFFQAYILQRGILDGYYGYVICKLHEYSSFAKYAKIRQYARMKRKGQHY, encoded by the coding sequence ATGACGCCCATTAGTGTAGTACTTATTACGTTCAACGAAGAACGAAACCTGGCTCGGTGTCTCGAGTCTGTAAAGCGCGTTGCCGACGAGATCATTGTTGTTGACAGCCTGTCGACAGATAACACTGTAGCTATCGCTGAAAGCTTCGGAGCTAAAGTGTACCATCAGCATTTCACCAATTACGTCGAGCAAAAAAAGATCGCCACACAGTACGCGAGCCATGACTGGGTTTTCTCAGTAGACGCAGACGAAGCCCTTTCGCCGGAGCTTGAGCAAAGCATTCAGCAGTTCAAAATGGCGTCGTATTCATTCAATGCTTATAAGATATCACGTATTACTAATTACTGCGGGCAATGGATAAAACACAGTGGATGGTACCCGGATCGCATTACTCGTTTATTCAATAAAACTGGAGGAGCGTGGCACGGTGGCTCGGTACACGAACATTGGGAGCTAAATGGGGAGCAGGCAAAGACCGGACAATTAAAAGGTCACTTGCTGCATTACAGCTTTAGCAGCATATCTGAGCATGTAAAAAAACTGGATAAGTATACAGAGCTGGGCGCACGAGATGCTGTGGATAGAGGAAAGGACTGCAGCGTGCTAAAACTGTTTGTCGGTCCGCGATGGAATTTTTTCCAGGCTTACATTCTGCAGCGTGGTATTCTGGATGGATATTATGGATATGTGATCTGTAAACTCCACGAGTATAGTAGCTTTGCCAAATACGCAAAGATCCGTCAGTATGCACGGATGAAGCGAAAAGGACAACACTATTGA
- a CDS encoding DUF922 domain-containing protein, whose product MNRAVRFGVFACTLLVTTCAVPGKLFAAPGIFGEKNIVVLQANDPEPVYAERLETIQVAGNQGEQVTYSKLVASAKEMAKKAKANIIKINAMKARSSANFCDHITATLYKAENPRVYETEFTWTPERRLTWDDFRGPVQPYSSDNIAAATFCAIGFETNTVSQNNPNLRVNVFNTFYTRKSWIREEEKGAEILAHEQGHFDLCELYTRKLRERMSNVNVDVANLRTTLKGIYAQLQQEYQDRQQRYEDETDHGLIYDAQHRWEAAITQELAQMEKWKDS is encoded by the coding sequence ATGAATCGTGCTGTAAGATTTGGGGTATTTGCATGTACCCTTTTGGTGACAACTTGTGCTGTGCCTGGAAAACTGTTTGCTGCCCCGGGCATATTTGGAGAAAAGAATATTGTAGTGCTGCAGGCCAACGATCCTGAGCCTGTTTATGCCGAGCGTCTGGAGACCATCCAGGTTGCGGGAAATCAGGGTGAACAGGTCACTTATTCTAAGCTTGTTGCCTCGGCCAAAGAGATGGCGAAAAAAGCCAAAGCGAATATCATCAAGATAAATGCTATGAAGGCACGCAGCAGTGCCAATTTCTGCGACCATATTACAGCTACGCTGTACAAGGCGGAGAATCCTCGTGTTTACGAAACGGAGTTCACGTGGACGCCTGAGAGGAGACTGACATGGGACGACTTTCGCGGACCAGTGCAGCCGTACTCGTCAGACAATATAGCTGCAGCTACATTTTGCGCTATAGGTTTTGAAACCAATACTGTTAGCCAGAATAATCCGAATCTGAGGGTGAATGTGTTCAATACATTCTATACCCGCAAATCATGGATAAGAGAGGAAGAAAAAGGTGCGGAGATACTCGCACACGAGCAAGGTCACTTTGACCTGTGCGAACTGTACACGCGCAAACTGCGTGAGCGTATGTCGAATGTTAACGTAGATGTTGCTAACCTGCGCACCACGCTTAAAGGTATCTACGCGCAGCTGCAGCAGGAATACCAGGATCGCCAGCAGCGTTATGAAGATGAGACCGATCACGGGCTCATATATGATGCGCAGCATCGTTGGGAAGCTGCGATAACCCAGGAACTGGCTCAAATGGAAAAATGGAAAGATTCATAA